The genomic region tatctatatacatatatatcactatatatatatatatatatatatatataacctatatataaataaaaatatttaaaaaaacttatatatatatatatatatatatatatatatacacacacacatatatattcacatacgtatatatatacatatattaattctacatatatatttatgtaatttctacataattgggtatcttaattaattacaattagcgggacctgcctgacaacccatgccaaaagtaaagggaatttaatttgctagcacaatatttaaccctataactttccaagacaccataaaacctgtacatggggggtactgttctacttgggggacttcgctgaacacaaatatttgtgttttaaaacagtaaaatgtattacaacgatgatatcgccagtaaaagtgacgtttttttgcatttttcactcacaaacagcacttacacggacgatattattgctgcgatacgttttactgttttgaaacacaaatatttgtgttcagcgaagtctcccgagtacaacagtacccctcatgtacaggttttatggtgttttcaaaagttacagcgtcaaatataaggcttgtgtttcatttttttcacattaaaattttccagattgggtacgttgcctttgtgaccctgtggtagcccaagaatgaaaattacccctatgatggcataccatttgcaatagtagacaacccaaggtattgcaaacggtgtatgtccagtctttatagtagccacttagtcacaaacactggccaaaattgtccttttttgcatttttcacacacaacaaatactaacgctaactttggccagtgtttgtgaccaaatggctactaaaaaagactggacataccccatttgcaataccttgggtcgtctactattgcaaatggtatgccattatgggtgtaaatttatttcctgggctactatacagtctcaaaggcaacgtaaccaatctggcgaatttaaatttcaaatgtaacgtgctatatttgaccctgtaacttcacaaaacaccataaaaactgtacatagggggtactgttttacacgagagactttgctgaatataaatatgtgtattttattaacagtattatgacgttgacagttaaaatgtcatgtagaacaaaaaaaataaaatgtcttattttctccaatttttttcatattaaattatgtttcatagctaaatatttgatattaaatgaaagccctgtttcccctgaataaaatgatatataataaggggggatgcatttcatatgaaagaggagaattacggttggacagacatatagcgcaaatgccaggttttgtttacattttgtttagttcacaacttgtacatttggctccgtccttaaggggttaatgtgtaaatatatatatttctgttagCCCTTAATCACAGCCTATGGAGGTTTAGAAAGCACACTTCTCCATTAACATTTTTATATACGGCATATATTAACTAATCTTACCTAGTTTATAAAACCATCGCGTGTGAAtatgatatttattatattaaactGGACATTAACTGCAAAACTCTAAGACGCAATATGCGTTTCATAGGCCCacaagcaataaaataaaaaaagtctgcCAGAATATTgagttacatatttacataaaagGGCAGCTCACCAGCAGAGAACGTTCTATTTACCGCCCTTCACGTTCTCCCAACCAAACAGTTGATACAAAGTAATCCTAAAGCTTCAGGGAATGAAGTTACTGGTATCGGATAAACGTCATCGAGTCGCCGCCTTCTTGGTTTAACCACTACGTCTCCGAACACACGCCGCAGCCATATTGGTGCAGGCAAAGGAAAATAGCGCGTGCGGAGTGTGTTCCGGTTGTTAGGGGATTGTTTTGATTTGCAGGTATTCGGATGCTTCTGCTAACTAATAAGTAGTAAGGTACGTTCTTTTCATTGCTAAATTTTCATTGTCAGACGATATTATGGTTTATGAAACGAGACTTCCTAATTTGTTTTGTCAGCGTTCAAGTTGTCAGTAATATTAAtaggatgtgtatatatatatatatatatatataaataaaaaacatcctATTAATTTATATTACTGACAACTTGAACGCTGACAAAACAAATTAggaagtctatatatatatatatatatatatataaatacatcatAGATGATGTGTATGTCCTAAGAGCTTTTTAGGACCactcaaaaaatacaaaaacagcaTTTTTTTGTCAATTCAGTGTGGTTTTTATGGTTAGAATATTGCCTACCCCACCACCCAAGTTATCTGTTTTGGTATTTTAAAGTGCCCCCTCCAGTCAAAGCTACCGTGTCAATCCTGACGGCAGTCACCAGTGAGGACTGCAagactttgttttttctttatattgaggATCACAAGATCTTCAATAGACTTCAATGCTGTACTTTGGGCGAGAGTACAGCAATGTTGTCTACTCCTGAAAAGGATCCGCTGGAGGAAGATTGCCGCTcccatgagggacaggttcaggtaagtagaacacACCTTTACCTGCCACCCCAGCCACCAGTCCCCCAGGGGTGATTTCattattggaggggggggggcggaggaggagaggatCTTTGTGAATTTGGCAAAGTCCCCAGATAACATTATTACAGCTAGAAGGGTATTCTCGCTGCATTCCAGTCCTCTGTCTCCAAGACTGAAGACAGTGGTCCAATCCGATAAGAAGCAATGAAAACACACAGCTGTAAATGGCAGTTGCCGCAATccgccaatccagtgcttctcctAGACCTGGCAGCATACCTTTTCATGATGCTGATGACAGATGTCAAAATTATTCAGTAGAGGACTCTTTTCTAGTCCATATCCCTTAGTTACTGCATGTCTGATGATGTAGTTGTGGAAACTGAAAGATATAAACCATGCCTTTTCTTAGAATGGGTGCTGTTTTCATATGCAAGGCTCCAATTGCAGCATCGGCAAACATAAATTCACCAGCTTAACTATAGCCCCTGATTGGCTATACTCATTTTGTTTTCAGTTCATGATATTTTGCCATTAAACAGTGGGATGGCACAATAAACAATTTatacaccataaacactacaggaaACTTGAGTGGTTATGAAAAATAGAGTGTCACATCAATCATCAATGGATTTTGCAGAATATTTATTTCACATACTACAGGGAAacattttcatgtgctgcccttCAACATAAAGATATCCATTTGTGCAGGTAAAGTGGTTTGAActgttgaaaaaaaatgaaactctgGACACATAAAGCAGTTAAGCACGTCTAGACTGTTCTTTCAAGcttggcaacatttttttttttatcagaacatggatccattttaaaacaccCATGTCTGCACGTGGAGATTGTGAAATATCAGTATAACTGAGTTTTAGGCTCTCCCTCTAATCTGGCTTGGCATATTATGAACATGTGACAAGGAGCAAGTCCCACTACCAAACTTAATATAACAAATAGTTCAGATGGCAATAGGAATAATTGCAAGTCAATGTCACGACTACTGTATGAcccaacacgcaaaactatgGTAACACgtatactgggccttagaatggctggacatAATGTAAGAGAATGTCCAAAATAACAAGCAGAGgtcggggatacagaatgagacaatacGAATACACTAGCcgagggtcaggataccagaagtaggGATTGTCAAAACGTAAGCCGAAGTCAAAAACTAGAAAATATACCAAGAACACACTCtgacaaccaacaagtggaaaccacgacagggcactgagaaaagaGTTTGAATATgcctctcagtgctgtgattgTTCAGTACATgggctttgaccccaaaacgttcATGTGCGTCGACATCGTGATCTCACACACGCCGGCGtcatctttaatgtgggcaatGTGCCCTTTATCAGTAAGAACAGGACCCCGGCATCCCTTTGAATGCCACACCAGCCGGGACCCGTCTTCTGGGAGGATTGGGCCACCGCGATCCAGGTGAGTTTAATTTTCCCTTTTGGCGCGACTGCCCTGCTAATGTGATTTACTTTTGTCTGAAGTATCGGCGTGGCTGCACCGATCAGGCACAATTACGCCGATACGAACACCCTGCACCGTGACAGTCAGGCCATGAGACAGTTTATTAGGCTGTCGTCCAttgctgttaaccccttaaggaccaaacttctggaataaaagggaatcatgacatgtcacacatatcatgtgtccttaaggggttaaagcaaataaaatattaGCATTTTTAAAATAGATCAGTATATTTGTCAATACAAAAAAACATCTTTCATAACAACGTTCCATAATTTTAGAAAACAGTGTTGTGTTTTAGGTTATCAGGTCTTCCAGTTAAAACTATTTGGAATATGATCTTCTTTTAATGCATTTCTCCTTGATCCCAAAATTACTTCAAATTTCTTAAGTTACATTTTTAATCACAGTTTTGACTTTTCAGTGTTTTGGTCATGTATTTTtctgaattagaaaaaaaaatgaaataaattaaagaTTAGATTGAGGCTATCTTTATTATAGAATTAAATCCATGCATTTGCATTGGATACGTAGAAGGAATACTACTGTTTACATAAACATCAagccaaaataaatagataaatacccATCACTAACTTGTGCATTAGGGTAAGTAAATGACTACAGTCTTACATTGGGAAAAAGGGAAAGCAATGCTTAGCGATATGTCCATTACAAAATACTTCCATTCCTAAAATGCTACCTTAAGACCCAATTATATGTATAACAGAATTAGGCAATAATTAACTTACCTTTAACACAATCATGTACATCTATGTCCAAGTATTATCCATTTACAACTTCAACTCCAAAGAGGGAGACGTATAGTCTAGAATAAGGAGCAGGATAAACCGGTGTGTGATAATAAACTCCCTTACTATGCTTATATTCTCAAAGGAGCAGTCAAGTAACTTGGGCATTCCTACAGTAACCTATCATTTCACCTCAATCAAATGGGCACCTTGTTATAATTTATTTGAATTCCACTACTTTGTCACTTTTGAGTGTTGGTGTTGTAAGGCAAGCATGCAGTTGATTGAGGGGAGGACGAAGATAATGGAGTAACCAGCACCAAGATTGTCAGATACCTAGCCTACTTACATTTATTTGCTCTATCCCACAAGTTATAGAGTGGAGTTTATCTACTTTGGCTTAATGTTTATGTAAACCGTAGCATTTCTTCTACATATCCAATGCAAATCATAGATTTAATTATATAGTAAGTTAGCCTCACCAATCTACTGCtttgatatatttaatttttgttgatGAGTGTCTATTAATAAAGTTTTAAATGTTAATCAAAGGTAGGGACTTTTTAATCCATTGCTCTCGttgggggtatttttttttctttttggctttCCATCTATTTTTCAATTTGTCTTacgtatttattttctttcatttgaCAGAGGACATGAAGAGACAAGTCATCATTCGTGAAATATGCTTGCAATGCTTTAAAGTGTATTTCTTGTTTGTTTAACATATACAGTTGCGttactttaaaacatatatacagtGATTATTGTGCACATCTTCCACCTGTGCCCTTGATATGGAATACAACAAGACTCATGGTGCAGTTACTGATATTTCAGTTCCAAATGTAGCGCAACTTAATCACCTATCCCAACAAGAAAATACAGCTGAAGGTGTTGATCAAGATATTCCACCAAGTCCAGAGCTTTTCAGTGATTCAGAAAATTCCACTAATAAGGATGACTGCAGCACAGTGGAAAGGTAAGCACTTTTTTAATTGTTACCTCTTTTTCCACTGCACTGAAAAATACTATATAGTATTATtttgttgttatatttttttttttttttgctgtgtccATCAGTGATGACTCTGGGTCCTTATTCCAAACTGAGGTGACATGCATGCCTACTCGAAGAGGGGGAAAGAAACCAGCACCAAGATTATCTTACATATCTTCTGATGACTCATCAGACTATGTTCCACCAACAAAGAAGCTTACTCTCCATGAGATTTTTCAAAAACATTttggaaagagaaaaagaaagatcGGCAAAGCAGGAAAGTATCGTCCACAACCAAGAAAAACACCCAAGAATAAGAAAGCGTATAGAAAACGGATGCTACACAAAGGAATTAAGTTTCCTTTTAAACATAGAAAACACTTGTCCTTCAGGATGTCTTTTGCATATGAGGTAAGATTTCAGGGTCTTTTTCTTTGTGTGCTTTTCCTTCTCCTAGATGTCTATAGCTGGTACATCAACATTTATAGCAAATAATTGGAAGTGTGTGTGaaattaaacttaaagggacactccagtgccagaaaaacaaatcgttttcctggcactgcaggtcccctcgccctcccaccccccatcccatgttgctgaaggggtgaaaaccccttcagtgacttacctgagaccaccgccgatgtccctcggtggggGGACGTCAGCCGACggggggagaccgattgcgcatgcACCGCCGCCGGCgggatgagacctaatgcgcatgcgtggcaatgccgcgcacgcgcattagacctccccataggaaagcattgaaaatgctttccatgctttcctatggggattttagcgacgctggaggtgctatagaccaggaagttcactctagtgactgtcaagtagatagccactagaggaggagttaaccctgcaatgtaaatattgtagtttatgaaaactgcaatatttacagttgcagggttaagggtagtgggagttggcactcagacaACTCCAATAGgccgaagtgtccctttaatataaccaCACCCTCAtctaagtgaaaaataaataatgtaaaaatgttcACAAGAAAATTGGATTGCTTCTCTCTCTCCTTTGGCCTTCCCCACTGTGCCATATATTGGATAGAAAAACAAGAGATACTGCCAAtctaaaaaaaatgctaaatacaatcctgcaaggatGAGCAAATTGTAGATCCCCTGCATTCTGGGACTTGTACAACAAATGGGGATCTCCATTTTGGCCACttgtcacacactgcaccactacacacgcgcgcgcacacactgcatccttgtgggtggactctgTAGAGCACTGATATCTTTTAAAAGTGAGCCTTGCAATGCATCTCTTAGTAATGCAAAGGACAATACAATAGTCCAAAAACACCAAACCGTTTAAAAGATTGCCATATTTATTACGCTTAacttttaaaatgaaaacaaCATTAAACATTCACTATCtctatgataaattatatatccatagaCTTTGGGTGGGGGTGTTAAAGAGAAACCTGTCATAACAGATtaactataaaatatattttgaaattatgtttaaaaacTGTTTGTATTACAAATAGTGGTCAGAAGTATTAAAAGTGGGAGAATCACAATGAAACCCTGTGGATGTAGGCAGCACATTTCATTGGTGACTGCACTCATTTTACATCTTAAGACCACTTTCCAGGACATGACACGTTTATAATCCGCCCCTATGGTTCCTTATGTAGTAGAAAAAAAGCAGTAGTAGCAATGTGTTCCTTCCTGCTACAGCAGTCACGCATTCAGTATATTAACGAGTTACTCCAACCATTTTTGAAAGGGGGGGCTTTTCTGAGTAATATGCCCTATTGCGCACTATGAAGAAGGTCTCCCCTCCATTTGCAGTATAACCTGCCTATAAAAGATTTTTACTTTCCTTTGAGTCCAGCGCTGTCTTCCATGCACCACCTCTGATGTCACAGGGCCTTgcgtggtccaatcacaggcttctcatagcGAATTTTGTGAGGGATAAGTTGCATAATCATTGCTTTCCATTTTTCCCAATGTAAAACTTACTTTACTTACTCTATCCCACAAGTTATTAAgggatatttgtttattttggctTCATGTTTATGTAAACCGTAGCTTTTCTTCTACATATCTAATACAAATCCACTGGGTGTGTAAAgggagaagcctgtgattggtctATTTTGCCAGCTCAAAACGCATGTGTGTACTGTAGGCTGTCTCTCACTCTCAAACACTGCAGATACTGACTCCTACCTTCATggtcacttcaaatcactgaagtggtcatggtagctGGAGTAACACTAACGTAGAGAAGGTCTTAACAGAAAACTGCTGTTAATAAAATGTTACTGTTGGCATTGAACATTTGATTATTTTGGATACATCTTTATGCAAAAACCCTCTCTTGGCTTCTGTTATTTGGATTTCATTTAAACCCAGTAGTTTCTACCTGGAGTGAGTTGGCAGTTTCCCAACAGCTTGATTAGCAAGAACTAGTAAGGTAAATGTTACTGCTGTGATATGAAGGGCTATTTCAAGCACTAGGAGTGCTTTGTTTTGTGCAGTTTTTTCAGTAAGTCCTGTGcagtttgtgcattttttttcagtAACTCCTCGTCTGGAAGCGCTAATGTCAATCCTGTGCATATTTTAtgttcattcattggctgaggacTTTAAGCTGAAATTTTCAGCCAGTGTATATACAGCAGGATTGACATCCAGCTTTTTCAGCTCTGCAGGAACCAGATGCTTGGTCAGCCAGCCATGATATTTGCCTCTGTGCATGTGTTGGACCAAGGCAAGAAGCAAACTGCTGCAAAATGGTTTGATCCATTaccaggggaaggtcccagggtACTCCTAgaatcagaaccactacagtgggctgcagTGGTTAATGATGATAGTAATCTTTTACAGTTGCCTTAAATGGTTACTCTATTACTTGAAGGAGGTATGCTGGAATGCTTTTTACCTGATTAAGTGTGAGACAATCACATGTGTCTGCAGCAATACTCTTTTTAAAGACACTTAAATATATATAGGGTCATTTACTAACAGTATGGGATTTAACATGTCTGCATTTTATACCACtgataaaagtaaccaaaaatgTGGACAGCGCTAAAGATTCGGATATATTGTGCAACAGACAAAATCATAAAAGTGATAAAACCAGCAGCAATCACCTAAATTTGTGATGTAAAATATTGAAAACCAGAAATGGTGTTGCGCTAAAATATTATTGCATACACATGGTCAGTTTCATAACTtaccaaaaaactattttcataAAACCATctgaaaaaaaatgtcatatGTCACACAGCCCTCTGTGCCCCATTTGAACTCTCACGAATGTATACTGGATTATTTGAATCTGTCTAAATTGTTGAAACGTATGCTTCTAAATGTCTCTAAGCAGCTTACACTAGCAACTGTTGATTACTATTGTCAACACTGTACGCGAGACTAAATGTTTGACTAGCTTGTTTACCCATACTACTGCTACAAAACTTAACCGCACTAGCCAGAATTCTTACCTAGCATTGTATACCTATATTCTGGACCACCCGTCCTTATTAAAAAATGTGCCGGTAAGATACTACTCTCTCACATATGCTTAAAAAGTGCACTGTTCCTCATGGCACATACTTGCTAAAATTTCTACTCGATATTAAGCTTATGTCTCTCTACTTTCACTATTCTCACGCTAAACTTGTTAGCAATCTTATGAAACGTCTAATtaaccaaaaaatgtgcaagttatttTTGTGCCACAAATACGCTTATCACTCTATGACCACCGCGCTTGTtagagctgttgtggctatacaagcaatgttgtaatctcctatgcacaacaaaataaagaataaaaaaaaaactgcttattCAGTAAGATTTGGGCTTGTAATACACAAATTCCCACAGGCGCTTTTTGTTAAAATTAAATCGTTCCTGTTGCTTCCATGTCACGGatcctggctccgccccctcgtGACATAACACGTTTCACCCATgtgtcctgggcttcctcagacGTCCTCTCTGTGCTGCTTGCCATCTATTTACGCCTGTAACTCTGCCTCCACTCGCTCCTGATTGGCGGAATTCGTAAACCAAATCCAAAGATATACAAATCGTGTGTCTCTCTCGTCCCACATTCTATCTAACTGGCGAAAGTTTTTCAAAGTCCTCACAGTTGTATACCAGAGTTCATATATATtatccatcaaaacaataaagtttaatattgggaaacaatcatatatttattcattattatcaaaacaggcacattttataatattccAAAACCCAGAATATGTTTTAATTGTATACCACATACGTACATCTTATCCTCCATATATTTTTATAGGCTTTCAAGCAATCTAAAGATTGTCTACTAAATGCTGTTTTATAAAAATGCCCAATCTTATATTAGGATATTCTCTATGTGCTtaaaattttaccccaaaaatagCTTTTATATAGAGAGGAAAGAAAAAGGAAGACCAAAACATTGTTATAATGAAaagggattattgcctaaatcaAAAATGCTTTAGGtaccaaatacatttttttttaaacttatgaaatactcatatattCTATTGTTAAGAGTTTTATTCACTATATTAATCACATCTAACCCAAAAATGGATTACATTTTCAAAATTTGGATCTCTGACTTTGCAGAATCTCTTATTCAAATGGAATTATAAATTAATCGTATTCAGATTATTCTTAATTAAAACTACTTGATAAACTGCCAATAAAAATCTTAAGAGGATAGATCATAGATCATAAGATAAGCTTGTTACaaatcttccccccccccccccccccccccagtccttcttaaaggatcactatagggtcaggaacacaaacatatattcctggccctatagggttaaaaccaccatctagcccctcatgcctccctaaatatagaaatgtattcaagcctgaagctgtagatctgcatgctgtttgcctaaaaaaaaaaaaaaagcagtctgctgacatcatcagaagtggtagcctgatccaatcacaatgcttctccataggattggctgagactgacaaggaggcagatcaggggtagagccagcatgattcaaccacagccctggccaatcagcatctcctcatagagatgaattgaatcaatgaatctctatgaggaaagttcagtgtctgcatgcagagggaggagacactgaatgtttggatgcattttatgcAGCAATGActaaggaaggatctctaacagccatctgaggagtggccagtgacgttatcactaggatgtattataaacactgcattttctctgaaaatacagtgtttacagcaaaaagcctgaaggtaataattccacttaccagaacaaattcaataagctgtagttgttctggtgactattgtgtccctttaatactctcTATCCCTAAAAAGGTTagttgcataggcgtgcgcagccttttgcattagggtgtgcaccctaaagcacaagcacacgcggcgtgtatatatatatatatatatatatgtatgtgtgtgtgtatatatatatatatatgtatatgtatggatgtatatatatatatatacacacacacacaaagctgtgtgtgtgctgtgtgagggtgctgttagtgtgatgtgagggtgctggtagtgtactatgtgggtgagggtgtttgtgtgtgcgtgcttgtgagggtgctgtgaatgtactgtgtgtcagggtgctgtttgtgtgtgcgtgcacttgtgagggtgctgtaaatgtactgtgtgtgagggtgctgtttgtgtgtgtgtgtgtttgttagggtcctgtttgtgtttgtgagggtactgttagtgtgctgtgtgagtgtgagggtgctgtttgtgtaatgtgtgtgagggtgctgtgtgtgtgttggtgctgtgtatgtgggtgggtgggtgctgtgtgtgtgtgtgggtgctgtgcatgtgtgtgggtgctgtgcatgtgtgtgggtgctgtgcatgtgtgtgggtgctgtgcatgtgtgttggtgctgtgtatgtgtgttggtgctgtgtatgtctgtgggtgctgtgtatgtgtgtgggtgattgtggggggtggaggtgggggtacattacttgatatcccccctccctttttaccttatgcctgggaggggggatcctgctgctgccatccatccctggtggtccagtggagagtgaactctagccccgcagggctagagttcactcacgcgagatctgcgtgttgccgtggcaacactcagatctcgcgagaggagcccggcggagctgctggcaatagctccgccggtcctctcctgcctccctcactgcctgtgagccggtgaggggaggctgagagcagagccggcgctcggatagcgccggctctgcatgagccgagatgggggatcctgagatctcccctgccggtctcaatacataggcgtgccgcggggattagggtgtgcccaggcacacccggcacaccccgtgcgcacgcctatggttagtTGGCTGGGATCTCGTTGATGCTTCTAAATAAAGTGGGGGGATAATGGGTGTTTTTTAAAACCTCTTCTAATATTGCGGACCTGTTCCCCCACTTTTGTGTGCACTTGTCTAGTTGTCTTACCCACACATTGAAAGTTAGAGGGgcatgttaataaataaataaaaatttgttTGACAAGTAATCAATTGTTTTATCATATATTCTTTCCCTGTTTGTCCACCTGTAAAGTTCCCAGGCTCTTGGAGTGCAAACTCCCAACTTTTTTATAAGTGTGCAAAACTAGaaatgttataataataataattaataaattattattattattattattattattattattattattattgccatttatatagtgccaacagattccgtagagctttacaatttaactataaattggacaattacaagaaaacttacaggtacaataggttaaataggaccctgctcaaacgagcttacagtctataggatatcagatggtctgcactatatttGTTTGCATATAGTTTTTTCAGATGGTTTTATGAAAATTGTTTTTGGGTGAGATATGAAACTGACCATGTGTATGCAATAATATTGTAGCGCAACACCATTTCTGGTTTTGGATCTCTAATACCACCGATGGTTTAGTTTGCTGTGAGGAGTTATTAGTAATTTGTACATCatacagattaagaaacagcgcatacataaaattacatttttagatttataaggctacttaatatcccctatctcagcaaactaatatggagattcagttccaccattttgccatattgtgttaagcccaccactacttcacagtatgccaatatcggtgggtcctacactttcTAGTCATTTGTGATTATTTTGGCAACTTGTAGATTTAAAGCAATCCCTGCTAACTTTTGTCTCCCTTCCAAATCTctcttctagattgtaagctcataggCCTTTTTGCTGTACACTTTGCATAAAAGTGTTTCCATGCTGAAAATGTTGGTGTTTTACAGATAAAAGTAATAATACAGGTGCTGGCATTTGTTAATTCTCAGGTGCATATTGTGGGAAAGTAGCTTTA from Pelobates fuscus isolate aPelFus1 chromosome 1, aPelFus1.pri, whole genome shotgun sequence harbors:
- the TAF1D gene encoding TATA box-binding protein-associated factor RNA polymerase I subunit D, giving the protein MEYNKTHGAVTDISVPNVAQLNHLSQQENTAEGVDQDIPPSPELFSDSENSTNKDDCSTVESDDSGSLFQTEVTCMPTRRGGKKPAPRLSYISSDDSSDYVPPTKKLTLHEIFQKHFGKRKRKIGKAGKYRPQPRKTPKNKKAYRKRMLHKGIKFPFKHRKHLSFRMSFAYEQFVLGGFLHHVEKLKSERSLHNSLKSMNVTEDLDDDSFAFRKYKYLDDEGPISPISEPDENANCDQEEPEEDDARIVDNNCFILSCTGTWTSTIDLDDVCF